The nucleotide sequence CTTTCCCCCCGCTCAGGGAGATGTCCCGGTGCGGCAGGGCGGCGAGCCCGGCGGGCAGGTCGGCGCCGGGCTCGGCCAGGACGAGGGCGGGTTCGCTGTCGGCGAGGATGTGGGCGAGCTCGCGCTCGCCGATCTTCGGGTTGAGCGGCACCGCCGGCACCCCGGCGAGCAGCGCGGCGACGACCGCGACACTCGTGTGGACGGTCGGCGTCGCCCACACCGCCACCCGGCCGGGTGGCAGCTCGCGGGCGAGACCGCCGGCGACGGCGGCCAGCTCGTCGTAGGTCAGGACGTGGTCGCCGAAGCGCAAGGCTTCCTTCGCGGCACCGGCGACGAGCGTGGGAAACAAGGGGTCGGGCACCGCGGGGACCTCCCAGTGTCGGACTCCTTCCGCACGTTACCGTGCTGATCCGTCCCCTGCAGCAACCAGCCGAAGACGCTGGTCGTAGGCTGGGACACCGTGTTGGTACTGGCGATCGATACCTCGACCCCGGCGGTGACCGCGGGCGTCGTCGCGCTGGACGGCGGCTTGGTCGAGACGCGCGGTGAGCGCGTCACGGTCGACCCCCGCGCCCACGGAGAGCTGATCACGCCGCACGCGCTGGCCGCCGCCGAGGCCGCCGGGGTGACCTTCAAGGACCTCGACGCGATCGTCGCCGGCGTCGGCCCCGGGCCGTTCACCGGCCTGCGTGCCGGCCTGGCCACCGCCGCCGCGCTCGGCCACGCCCTCGGCATCCCGGTGTACCCGGTCTGCAGCCTCGACGCACTGGCCGCCGACGTCGCCCCGGGGGACAACGCTTTCCTCGTGCTCACCGACGCCCGTCGTCGCGAGGTCTACTGGGCGGCCTACGACGCCGCCGGGCGGCGCACCGACGGCCCGCACGTCCAGCGTCCCGCCGGCCTCGAGACCGACGTCAAGGTGGCGGCCGGGGACGGCGCCCTGCTGTACGCCGAAGTGCTCGACGTCCGGCCGGTCGAGCCGCGCTTCCCGTCGCCCGCCGGGCTGGTGAAGGTCGCTCGGAGCGCCTTGCTCACTTCGGAGCCGCCGGCCCCGCTGACGCCGTTGTACCTGCGCCGCCCCGACGCCGCCGAACCCGCGGCGCCGAAACGGGTGACCGCTTCGTGAGACTCGAGCCGCTGCGCCGCATGGACATCGCCCGGTGCGTGGAGATCGAGAAGATCCTGTTCCCCGGCGACGACCCGTGGAGCGCCCGCGCCTTCCACTCCGAACTGGACGCGGGCAACTTCTACCTCGCCGCCCGCCCGGACGAGGGCGATGAGCTGCTCGGCTACGCCGGGCTGGCCGTCGTCGGCCGCCGCCGCGGCGAGTACGAGGCGACCGTGCACACCATCGGCGTCGCGCCCGAGCACCAGGGCCAGGGCATCGGCAAGGCGCTGCTGCAGGCGCTGCTGACGCGGGCCGACGAGTTCGAGGCGCCGGTCTTCCTCGAGGTCCGCACGGACAACACCACCGCGCTCGCCCTGTACGAGCGCCACGGCTTCGAACGGCTCGGCATCCGGAAGCGCTACTACCAGCCCTCCGGCGCCGACGCGTACACGATGGTCCGCCCGGCGCGGACGCGAGACGGGGTGGCGGGCTGATGGCACGCATCATCATGGGTATCGAGAGCTCGTGCGACGAGACCGGCGTCGGGCTGGTCCGGCTGCACGACGACGGCACGGTCGAGCTGCTGGCCGACGAGGTCGCCTCCAGTGTCGAGCAGCACGCCCGGTTCGGCGGGGTGGTGCCTGAGGTTGCCAGTCGTGCGCATCTGGAGGCGATGGTCCCGACGACTCAGCGGGCCTTCGCCACGGCTGGTCTTTCGCTGTCCGATGTGGACGCTATTGCGGTGACGGCCGGCCCGGGGCTGGCCGGTGCGCTGCTCGTCGGTGTCTCCGCGGCCAAGGCGTATGCGACGGCGTTGGACGTGCCTTTGTACGGCGTCAACCACCTGGCCGGGCACATCGCTGTCGACACGCTGCAGCACGGGCCGTTGCCGGCGCCGTGCCTGGCGTTGCTGGTTTCCGGTGGGCACACGCAGCTGCTGCGCGTTGACGACATCGCGTCGTCGATCACCGAGCTGGGGTCCACTGTGGATGATGCGGCCGGTGAGGCGTACGACAAGGTTGCGCGCGTGCTCGGGCTGCCGTACCCGGGTGGTCCGCCGATCGACAACGCGGCCAAGAAGGGGAACCCGGCGGCGATTGCGTTCCCTCGGGGGATGACGGGGCCGCGGGATGCTGCGTTTGATTTTTCCTTCTCGGGGTTGAAGACTTCGGTTGCTCGTTGGGTCGAGGGCGCTGCGCGGCGTGGCGAGGAGATTCCGGTGGACGATGTTGCGGCGTCGTTCCAGGAGGCCGTTGCGGATGTGCTGACCGCGAAGGCGATTCGTGCCGCGAAGGAGCAGGGGATCGGCACGATGGTGATTTCCGGTGGTGTGGCCGCGAATTCTCGGTTGAAGGAACTCGCGGCCGAACGCTGTGCGGTTGCGGGTATTGAGCTGCGGGTTCCTCGGCCGCGGCTGTGTACTGATAATGGTGCGATGATTGCAGCCTTGGGTGCTCATGTGGTGGCTGCCAAGCGTCCGACTGCTCCGCTGGAGTTCAGTGCTAACCCGGCTTTGCCGGTGAATGTGGTGTCGTTGTAGATTTTCCGCCACCCCGAAGCCTGATCGTGACTACGGCCGGGTTTTGGCTTCGGATCGGGGTTGCGGGGGTGTGGGCGCCGTGTTGCGGTTGGTGAGGTTGCCGCGATTGCTGTGCGCGCGTCAGGATGCCGTTGCCGGGGTGGGGGTTGGGGCCCGTACGCCCAGCAGTTCCTCGATTGCTGCTACCGCCAGGATTGCCGCATTGCCTTCGCCGTAAGGGTTCCCGACCTGGGCCGGGCGCAGTTCGCCGCTCAGCAACCTTGCCGCCGTGTCCGCTATGCGCTCGGTGTCCGTGCCCGCCAGCCATGCGCAGCCGGCCGCCACGACCTCCATGCGCTCGGTCACGTCGCGCAGCACCACCACTGGGGTGCCGAACGTCGGGGCCTCCTCCTGGATGCCGCCCGAATCCGTCAGCACCAGCGATGCCAGGCGCAACGCGCGGACCAGGTCCGGGTACTCCAGCGGGTCCGTCACCGTCACCCGGGGGAGGCCGGCCAGTGCCGCCTCCACCTGGGCGCGGACCTGGGGGTTCGGGTGCGCCGGGAACAGTACCTGGACGTCCGGGTGCTCGGCCACGATCAGCTGTACCGCCGCCAGCGTCCGCTCCAGGGGCTCGCCCCAGGACTCTCGCCGGTGGGAGGTGACCAGCACCAGCCGCTCGCCGGCTTCGGCGAGTCCCATCTCCAGCAATGCCAGCGCCGTGTCGCGGGCCGGTAGGTCGCGGGCCGCGATGTCCAGGACCGCGTCGACCACCGTGTTGCCCGTGACCGCGATCTGCTGCCGCGCAACGCCTTCCGAGCGCAGGGCCGCCGCCGCGCCGAGCGTTGGGGCCAGGTGCAGCGCCGCGATGCGGGACACCATCTGCCGGGCGCCCTCCTCCGGGAACGGGGCCGCCAGGTCGCGGGTGCGCAGTCCTGCCTCCAGGTGGACCACCTGGATGCCCAGCCAGAACGCCGCCAGCGCGCCGGCGAGCGTCGTCGTCGTGTCGCCCTGGACCACCAGTGCCGCCGGGGTGTGGCGGCGCAGCACCTCGTCGA is from Amycolatopsis mediterranei and encodes:
- the rimI gene encoding ribosomal protein S18-alanine N-acetyltransferase, which produces MRLEPLRRMDIARCVEIEKILFPGDDPWSARAFHSELDAGNFYLAARPDEGDELLGYAGLAVVGRRRGEYEATVHTIGVAPEHQGQGIGKALLQALLTRADEFEAPVFLEVRTDNTTALALYERHGFERLGIRKRYYQPSGADAYTMVRPARTRDGVAG
- the wecB gene encoding non-hydrolyzing UDP-N-acetylglucosamine 2-epimerase — encoded protein: MDVMLLAGTRPEAVKLAPLALALAAHPVLRPVVVHSGQHPGMVEQALEPFGLAVDVWLDVPPRVTGGQAELVAGLLPALDEVLRRHTPAALVVQGDTTTTLAGALAAFWLGIQVVHLEAGLRTRDLAAPFPEEGARQMVSRIAALHLAPTLGAAAALRSEGVARQQIAVTGNTVVDAVLDIAARDLPARDTALALLEMGLAEAGERLVLVTSHRRESWGEPLERTLAAVQLIVAEHPDVQVLFPAHPNPQVRAQVEAALAGLPRVTVTDPLEYPDLVRALRLASLVLTDSGGIQEEAPTFGTPVVVLRDVTERMEVVAAGCAWLAGTDTERIADTAARLLSGELRPAQVGNPYGEGNAAILAVAAIEELLGVRAPTPTPATAS
- the tsaB gene encoding tRNA (adenosine(37)-N6)-threonylcarbamoyltransferase complex dimerization subunit type 1 TsaB; the encoded protein is MLVLAIDTSTPAVTAGVVALDGGLVETRGERVTVDPRAHGELITPHALAAAEAAGVTFKDLDAIVAGVGPGPFTGLRAGLATAAALGHALGIPVYPVCSLDALAADVAPGDNAFLVLTDARRREVYWAAYDAAGRRTDGPHVQRPAGLETDVKVAAGDGALLYAEVLDVRPVEPRFPSPAGLVKVARSALLTSEPPAPLTPLYLRRPDAAEPAAPKRVTAS
- the tsaD gene encoding tRNA (adenosine(37)-N6)-threonylcarbamoyltransferase complex transferase subunit TsaD is translated as MARIIMGIESSCDETGVGLVRLHDDGTVELLADEVASSVEQHARFGGVVPEVASRAHLEAMVPTTQRAFATAGLSLSDVDAIAVTAGPGLAGALLVGVSAAKAYATALDVPLYGVNHLAGHIAVDTLQHGPLPAPCLALLVSGGHTQLLRVDDIASSITELGSTVDDAAGEAYDKVARVLGLPYPGGPPIDNAAKKGNPAAIAFPRGMTGPRDAAFDFSFSGLKTSVARWVEGAARRGEEIPVDDVAASFQEAVADVLTAKAIRAAKEQGIGTMVISGGVAANSRLKELAAERCAVAGIELRVPRPRLCTDNGAMIAALGAHVVAAKRPTAPLEFSANPALPVNVVSL